From Phycodurus eques isolate BA_2022a chromosome 13, UOR_Pequ_1.1, whole genome shotgun sequence, a single genomic window includes:
- the LOC133411534 gene encoding uncharacterized protein KIAA0040 homolog, producing the protein MGGTTDRIGNFFNLLWSFVTEKHNQGVYNTVCLVVLLTLPLVVLLTTLAVCCHCCCCRHADGCCGRRRGGGATAAAKSEPKKRKKKNSANDDDLWISVKTGQMMPDLVALPME; encoded by the coding sequence ATGGGTGGCACAACAGACAGGATCGGCAACTTCTTCAACCTTCTTTGGAGTTTTGTTACGGAAAAACACAACCAGGGTGTCTACAACACCGTGTGCCTGGTGGTCCTCCTCACTCTGCCTCTGGTGGTCCTCCTCACCACGCTGGCGGTGTGCTGCCACTGCTGCTGCTGTCGCCATGCCGACGGCTGCTGCGGCCGCCGCAGAGGAGGGGGCGCCACGGCAGCCGCCAAGTCGGAAccgaagaagaggaagaagaaaaactcgGCCAACGACGACGACTTATGGATTTCGGTCAAGACGGGGCAGATGATGCCCGATCTGGTCGCCCTGCCGATGGAGTAG